The following are encoded together in the Peromyscus leucopus breed LL Stock chromosome 1, UCI_PerLeu_2.1, whole genome shotgun sequence genome:
- the Znf217 gene encoding zinc finger protein 217 isoform X1, translated as MPTQSLLAYMDGPEVIGSSLGTQVEVDDAVSIKGPAAVPFRAAQERSMTPAEGHMPLDCMFCSQVFSHAEDLSQHVLTQHRPIVCEPAVLRVEAEYLSPLDKGQVPTEPPKEKNCKEKEELSCDVCGQTFPGAFDVESHMKKHKDSFTYGCSMCGRRFKEPWFLKNHMRTHNGKSGTRSKSQQGLESPVTINEVVQVHVAGNISTPYKICMVCGFIFPNKQSLIEHSKVHAKESASSASSTAPDAQPEGDPTSLRDELLQCLNLRPRSHPETAVKPVACIPQLDPFTTYQAWQLATKGKVAVAQEEVKESGQEGSTDNEDSCSEKEELGEIWIGAKSEGSGKSKTNRSSCPGLSQDKEKPRHANSEVPSGDGDPKLPSSKEKPTHCSECSKAFRTYHQLVLHSRVHRKDRRADAPSPTMPVDGRQPGTCSPDLAATVEDGGAVDREGGSEDGSEDGLPEGLHLDKNDDGGKAKPLTSSRECSYCGKFFRSNYYLNIHLRTHTGEKPYKCEFCEYAAAQKTSLRYHLERHHKDKQLADAAAEVKSEGRSQEPQEALLTADSAQTKNLKRFLDGAKDAKGSPPAKQLKETPPPSVFPSVLGSVLLSPAHNKDTQDFHKNAADSGEKVRKSPAPAYLDMPKKRAAGEPQASIPACKLEGSGPLAREGGHREKMEWEADCKYKPGADCQDRPLNLSLGALHASPALSLSKCLIPTIACPFCTFKTFYPEVLLMHQRLEHRYNPDTHKSCSSKSVLRSRRTGCPPALLGKDVPPLSGLHKPKTKLAFSSQAKSLFLEKARQGTSGPSKAPQTSGPDNSTLAPSNLKSHRSQPSAGGPGATRPQQAELLPKGGVSAATDKVKRPELKHKTLPAAQSQSPLGCSNGSGSIEYPMKADGPWGPPGRDSYCRRNAGSATAEFCEPLPKRLKSSVVALDPEHPGPNGRRSFELPKYHVVRSITSLLPECVCPSPVMAPKARFLSPGEVESPSVLTVQKPYNASGPLYTCGPVGHTGASPALEGKRPVSYQHLSSSMLQKRGHENCTGNTHYRPNDKKT; from the exons ATGCCAACTCAGTCACTCCTCGCGTACATGGACGGGCCGGAAGTCATTGGCAGCTCTCTAGGCACCCAGGTGGAGGTGGATGATGCTGTGTCCATCAAAGGGCCAGCTGCAGTCCCCTTCCGAGCTGCGCAGGAGAGGAGCATGACCCCAGCTGAAGGGCACATGCCCCTGGACTGCATGTTCTGCAGCCAAGTCTTCTCCCATGCAGAAGACCTCAGTCAGCATGTACTCACGCAGCACCGGCCCATCGTCTGCGAGCCAGCCGTCCTGCGTGTGGAGGCTGAGTACCTAAGTCCTCTTGACAAAGGTCAGGTGCCGACAGAACCCCCAAAGGAGAAGAActgcaaagagaaggaagagttgaGCTGCGATGTGTGTGGGCAGACATTCCCAGGGGCTTTTGACGTTGAGAGCCACATGAAGAAACACAAGGACTCCTTCACATACGGGTGCAGCATGTGCGGGAGAAGGTTCAAGGAGCCGTGGTTCCTGAAGAACCACATGCGGACACACAATGGCAAGTCTGGTACCAGGAGCAAGTCGCAGCAGGGCCTGGAGAGTCCTGTCACCATCAATGAAGTGGTTCAGGTACATGTAGCTGGGAACATCTCCACCCCCTACAAGATCTGCAtggtgtgtggcttcatcttccCGAATAAGCAGAGCCTCATTGAGCACAGTAAGGTTCATGCCAAAGAATCTGCCTCCAGTGCCAGTAGCACAGCCCCTGATGCCCAGCCAGAGGGGGACCCCACATCTCTGAGGGACGAGCTGCTGCAGTGTTTGAACTTGAGACCCAGATCCCACCCGGAGACTGCAGTGAAGCCTGTCGCCTGTATACCTCAGCTTGACCCGTTCACCACCTACCAGGCGTGGCAGCTGGCCACCAAAGGAAAAGTGGCCGTTGCCCAAGAAGAGGTGAAAGAGTCAGGCCAAGAAGGAAGCACGGACAATGAAGATTCGTGTTCAGAGAAAGAGGAACTTGGAGAAATTTGGATTGGGGCTAAGTCGGAAGGTTCTGGAAAGTCCAAAACAAATAGAAGCAGTTGTCCAGGTCTCTCACAAGACAAAGAGAAACCTAGACATGCCAACAGTGAAGTGCCTTCTGGGGATGGCGATCCCAAGTTGCCCAGCAGCAAGGAGAAGCCCACACACTGCTCCGAATGCAGTAAAGCCTTCAGAACCTACCACCAGCTTGTCCTGCACTCGAGGGTGCACAGGAAGGACAGGAGGGCCGATGCCCCATCCCCCACCATGCCTGTGGATGGAAGGCAGCCCGGGACTTGCTCCCCAGACCTCGCTGCCACTGTGGAAGATGGTGGGGCTGTGGACCGAGAAGGGGGCTCTGAAGACGGGTCTGAGGATGGACTCCCTGAAGGGCTCCATCTGG ATAAAAATGATGATGGAGGAAAAGCAAAGCCCCTCACGTCCTCGAGAGAGTGTAGTTACTGTGGCAAGTTTTTCCGTTCAAACTATTACCTCAATATTCATCTCAGAACGCATACAG GTGAAAAACCGTACAAATGTGAATTCTGTGAGTATGCCGCAGCCCAGAAGACGTCTCTGAGGTACCACTTGGAGAGACATCACAAGGACAAACAGCTGGCGGACGCTGCGGCCGAGGTTAAAAGCGAAGGTCGGAGCCAGGAGCCGCAGGAAGCACTACTAACTGCCGACAGTGCACAGACCAAAAATTTAAAGCGATTTCTTGATGGTGCCAAAGATGCTAAGGGCAGCCCACCTGCCAAGCAGCTTAAGGAGACGCCGCCGCCTTCTGTCTTCCCGAGTGTTCTGGGCAGCGTCCTCCTCTCACCAGCACACAACAAGGATACTCAGGATTTCCATAAAAATGCAGCCGATAGTGGCGAGAAAGTGCGAAAGAGTCCTGCCCCTGCTTATCTGGACATGCCGAAAAAGAGAGCAGCGGGTGAGCCTCAGGCCAGCATCCCTGCCTGCAAACTAGAGGGGAGTGGGCCCCTGGCCCGGGAAGGTGGCCATAGGGAGAAGATGGAGTGGGAGGCCGACTGCAAATACAAGCCGGGTGCTGACTGCCAGGACAGGCCTTTGAATCTGTCCCTTGGGGCGCTCCAcgcctctcctgctctctctctgagCAAGTGTCTCATCCCTACCATCGCCTGCCCCTTTTGTACCTTTAAGACTTTTTACCCGGAAGTTCTGCTGATGCACCAGAGACTGGAGCACAGGTACAATCCCGACACTCACAAGAGCTGCAGCAGCAAGTCTGTGCTGAGGAGCAGGCGGACGGGATGTCCTCCTGCCTTGCTAGGCAAAGATGTGCCTCCCTTGTCCGGCCTGCACAAGCCCAAGACTAAGCTTGCCTTCTCATCACAGGCCAAGTCCTTGTTCCTGGAGAAGGCCCGGCAGGGCACCTCCGGGCCAAGCAAAGCTCCCCAGACATCAGGGCCAGACAACAGCACTTTAGCCCCGAGTAACCTGAAGTCACACAGATCACAGCCCAGTGCCGGGGGTCCCGGGGCCACCAGACCGCAGCAGGCAGAGCTGTTGCCCAAAGGTGGTGTCTCTGCTGCTACGGATAAAGTGAAAAGACCCGAGCTGAAGCATAAGACCCTGCCAGCTGCCCAGTCTCAGTCCCCCCTCGGCTGTAGTAACGGCAGTGGTTCCATCGAGTACCCCATGAAGGCTGACGGCCCGTGGGGGCCGCCAGGGAGAGACTCCTACTGCCGTCGGAATGCTGGCAGCGCCACAGCCGAGTTCTGTGAGCCGCTTCCCAAAAGACTCAAGTCCAGCGTGGTGGCCCTGGACCCAGAACATCCTGGACCCAACGGCAGAAGGAGCTTCGAGCTACCCAAGTACCATGTGGTCAGGAGCATCACCTCGCTGTTACCAGAGTGTGTGTGCCCATCGCCTGTGATGGCCCCGAAAGCCCgtttcctgagccctggggaggtggagtccCCCAGTGTGTTGACTGTGCAGAAGCCCTACAACGCCTCCGGACCTCTGTACACCTGTGGACCTGTGGGACACACAGGAGCCAGCCCAGCCCTTGAAG GAAAGAGGCCTGTGTCCTATCAGCACCTGTCCAGCAGCATGCTGCAGAAGAGAGGCCATGAGAACTGTACTGGAAATACACATTATCGACCAAATGACAAAAAAACTTGA
- the Znf217 gene encoding zinc finger protein 217 isoform X3 gives MPTQSLLAYMDGPEVIGSSLGTQVEVDDAVSIKGPAAVPFRAAQERSMTPAEGHMPLDCMFCSQVFSHAEDLSQHVLTQHRPIVCEPAVLRVEAEYLSPLDKGQVPTEPPKEKNCKEKEELSCDVCGQTFPGAFDVESHMKKHKDSFTYGCSMCGRRFKEPWFLKNHMRTHNGKSGTRSKSQQGLESPVTINEVVQVHVAGNISTPYKICMVCGFIFPNKQSLIEHSKVHAKESASSASSTAPDAQPEGDPTSLRDELLQCLNLRPRSHPETAVKPVACIPQLDPFTTYQAWQLATKGKVAVAQEEVKESGQEGSTDNEDSCSEKEELGEIWIGAKSEGSGKSKTNRSSCPGLSQDKEKPRHANSEVPSGDGDPKLPSSKEKPTHCSECSKAFRTYHQLVLHSRVHRKDRRADAPSPTMPVDGRQPGTCSPDLAATVEDGGAVDREGGSEDGSEDGLPEGLHLGEKPYKCEFCEYAAAQKTSLRYHLERHHKDKQLADAAAEVKSEGRSQEPQEALLTADSAQTKNLKRFLDGAKDAKGSPPAKQLKETPPPSVFPSVLGSVLLSPAHNKDTQDFHKNAADSGEKVRKSPAPAYLDMPKKRAAGEPQASIPACKLEGSGPLAREGGHREKMEWEADCKYKPGADCQDRPLNLSLGALHASPALSLSKCLIPTIACPFCTFKTFYPEVLLMHQRLEHRYNPDTHKSCSSKSVLRSRRTGCPPALLGKDVPPLSGLHKPKTKLAFSSQAKSLFLEKARQGTSGPSKAPQTSGPDNSTLAPSNLKSHRSQPSAGGPGATRPQQAELLPKGGVSAATDKVKRPELKHKTLPAAQSQSPLGCSNGSGSIEYPMKADGPWGPPGRDSYCRRNAGSATAEFCEPLPKRLKSSVVALDPEHPGPNGRRSFELPKYHVVRSITSLLPECVCPSPVMAPKARFLSPGEVESPSVLTVQKPYNASGPLYTCGPVGHTGASPALEGKRPVSYQHLSSSMLQKRGHENCTGNTHYRPNDKKT, from the exons ATGCCAACTCAGTCACTCCTCGCGTACATGGACGGGCCGGAAGTCATTGGCAGCTCTCTAGGCACCCAGGTGGAGGTGGATGATGCTGTGTCCATCAAAGGGCCAGCTGCAGTCCCCTTCCGAGCTGCGCAGGAGAGGAGCATGACCCCAGCTGAAGGGCACATGCCCCTGGACTGCATGTTCTGCAGCCAAGTCTTCTCCCATGCAGAAGACCTCAGTCAGCATGTACTCACGCAGCACCGGCCCATCGTCTGCGAGCCAGCCGTCCTGCGTGTGGAGGCTGAGTACCTAAGTCCTCTTGACAAAGGTCAGGTGCCGACAGAACCCCCAAAGGAGAAGAActgcaaagagaaggaagagttgaGCTGCGATGTGTGTGGGCAGACATTCCCAGGGGCTTTTGACGTTGAGAGCCACATGAAGAAACACAAGGACTCCTTCACATACGGGTGCAGCATGTGCGGGAGAAGGTTCAAGGAGCCGTGGTTCCTGAAGAACCACATGCGGACACACAATGGCAAGTCTGGTACCAGGAGCAAGTCGCAGCAGGGCCTGGAGAGTCCTGTCACCATCAATGAAGTGGTTCAGGTACATGTAGCTGGGAACATCTCCACCCCCTACAAGATCTGCAtggtgtgtggcttcatcttccCGAATAAGCAGAGCCTCATTGAGCACAGTAAGGTTCATGCCAAAGAATCTGCCTCCAGTGCCAGTAGCACAGCCCCTGATGCCCAGCCAGAGGGGGACCCCACATCTCTGAGGGACGAGCTGCTGCAGTGTTTGAACTTGAGACCCAGATCCCACCCGGAGACTGCAGTGAAGCCTGTCGCCTGTATACCTCAGCTTGACCCGTTCACCACCTACCAGGCGTGGCAGCTGGCCACCAAAGGAAAAGTGGCCGTTGCCCAAGAAGAGGTGAAAGAGTCAGGCCAAGAAGGAAGCACGGACAATGAAGATTCGTGTTCAGAGAAAGAGGAACTTGGAGAAATTTGGATTGGGGCTAAGTCGGAAGGTTCTGGAAAGTCCAAAACAAATAGAAGCAGTTGTCCAGGTCTCTCACAAGACAAAGAGAAACCTAGACATGCCAACAGTGAAGTGCCTTCTGGGGATGGCGATCCCAAGTTGCCCAGCAGCAAGGAGAAGCCCACACACTGCTCCGAATGCAGTAAAGCCTTCAGAACCTACCACCAGCTTGTCCTGCACTCGAGGGTGCACAGGAAGGACAGGAGGGCCGATGCCCCATCCCCCACCATGCCTGTGGATGGAAGGCAGCCCGGGACTTGCTCCCCAGACCTCGCTGCCACTGTGGAAGATGGTGGGGCTGTGGACCGAGAAGGGGGCTCTGAAGACGGGTCTGAGGATGGACTCCCTGAAGGGCTCCATCTGG GTGAAAAACCGTACAAATGTGAATTCTGTGAGTATGCCGCAGCCCAGAAGACGTCTCTGAGGTACCACTTGGAGAGACATCACAAGGACAAACAGCTGGCGGACGCTGCGGCCGAGGTTAAAAGCGAAGGTCGGAGCCAGGAGCCGCAGGAAGCACTACTAACTGCCGACAGTGCACAGACCAAAAATTTAAAGCGATTTCTTGATGGTGCCAAAGATGCTAAGGGCAGCCCACCTGCCAAGCAGCTTAAGGAGACGCCGCCGCCTTCTGTCTTCCCGAGTGTTCTGGGCAGCGTCCTCCTCTCACCAGCACACAACAAGGATACTCAGGATTTCCATAAAAATGCAGCCGATAGTGGCGAGAAAGTGCGAAAGAGTCCTGCCCCTGCTTATCTGGACATGCCGAAAAAGAGAGCAGCGGGTGAGCCTCAGGCCAGCATCCCTGCCTGCAAACTAGAGGGGAGTGGGCCCCTGGCCCGGGAAGGTGGCCATAGGGAGAAGATGGAGTGGGAGGCCGACTGCAAATACAAGCCGGGTGCTGACTGCCAGGACAGGCCTTTGAATCTGTCCCTTGGGGCGCTCCAcgcctctcctgctctctctctgagCAAGTGTCTCATCCCTACCATCGCCTGCCCCTTTTGTACCTTTAAGACTTTTTACCCGGAAGTTCTGCTGATGCACCAGAGACTGGAGCACAGGTACAATCCCGACACTCACAAGAGCTGCAGCAGCAAGTCTGTGCTGAGGAGCAGGCGGACGGGATGTCCTCCTGCCTTGCTAGGCAAAGATGTGCCTCCCTTGTCCGGCCTGCACAAGCCCAAGACTAAGCTTGCCTTCTCATCACAGGCCAAGTCCTTGTTCCTGGAGAAGGCCCGGCAGGGCACCTCCGGGCCAAGCAAAGCTCCCCAGACATCAGGGCCAGACAACAGCACTTTAGCCCCGAGTAACCTGAAGTCACACAGATCACAGCCCAGTGCCGGGGGTCCCGGGGCCACCAGACCGCAGCAGGCAGAGCTGTTGCCCAAAGGTGGTGTCTCTGCTGCTACGGATAAAGTGAAAAGACCCGAGCTGAAGCATAAGACCCTGCCAGCTGCCCAGTCTCAGTCCCCCCTCGGCTGTAGTAACGGCAGTGGTTCCATCGAGTACCCCATGAAGGCTGACGGCCCGTGGGGGCCGCCAGGGAGAGACTCCTACTGCCGTCGGAATGCTGGCAGCGCCACAGCCGAGTTCTGTGAGCCGCTTCCCAAAAGACTCAAGTCCAGCGTGGTGGCCCTGGACCCAGAACATCCTGGACCCAACGGCAGAAGGAGCTTCGAGCTACCCAAGTACCATGTGGTCAGGAGCATCACCTCGCTGTTACCAGAGTGTGTGTGCCCATCGCCTGTGATGGCCCCGAAAGCCCgtttcctgagccctggggaggtggagtccCCCAGTGTGTTGACTGTGCAGAAGCCCTACAACGCCTCCGGACCTCTGTACACCTGTGGACCTGTGGGACACACAGGAGCCAGCCCAGCCCTTGAAG GAAAGAGGCCTGTGTCCTATCAGCACCTGTCCAGCAGCATGCTGCAGAAGAGAGGCCATGAGAACTGTACTGGAAATACACATTATCGACCAAATGACAAAAAAACTTGA
- the Znf217 gene encoding zinc finger protein 217 isoform X2: MPTQSLLAYMDGPEVIGSSLGTQVEVDDAVSIKGPAAVPFRAAQERSMTPAEGHMPLDCMFCSQVFSHAEDLSQHVLTQHRPIVCEPAVLRVEAEYLSPLDKGQVPTEPPKEKNCKEKEELSCDVCGQTFPGAFDVESHMKKHKDSFTYGCSMCGRRFKEPWFLKNHMRTHNGKSGTRSKSQQGLESPVTINEVVQVHVAGNISTPYKICMVCGFIFPNKQSLIEHSKVHAKESASSASSTAPDAQPEGDPTSLRDELLQCLNLRPRSHPETAVKPVACIPQLDPFTTYQAWQLATKGKVAVAQEEVKESGQEGSTDNEDSCSEKEELGEIWIGAKSEGSGKSKTNRSSCPGLSQDKEKPRHANSEVPSGDGDPKLPSSKEKPTHCSECSKAFRTYHQLVLHSRVHRKDRRADAPSPTMPVDGRQPGTCSPDLAATVEDGGAVDREGGSEDGSEDGLPEGLHLDKNDDGGKAKPLTSSRECSYCGKFFRSNYYLNIHLRTHTGEKPYKCEFCEYAAAQKTSLRYHLERHHKDKQLADAAAEVKSEGRSQEPQEALLTADSAQTKNLKRFLDGAKDAKGSPPAKQLKETPPPSVFPSVLGSVLLSPAHNKDTQDFHKNAADSGEKVRKSPAPAYLDMPKKRAAGEPQASIPACKLEGSGPLAREGGHREKMEWEADCKYKPGADCQDRPLNLSLGALHASPALSLSKCLIPTIACPFCTFKTFYPEVLLMHQRLEHRYNPDTHKSCSSKSVLRSRRTGCPPALLGKDVPPLSGLHKPKTKLAFSSQAKSLFLEKARQGTSGPSKAPQTSGPDNSTLAPSNLKSHRSQPSAGGPGATRPQQAELLPKGGVSAATDKVKRPELKHKTLPAAQSQSPLGCSNGSGSIEYPMKADGPWGPPGRDSYCRRNAGSATAEFCEPLPKRLKSSVVALDPEHPGPNGRRSFELPKYHVVRSITSLLPECVCPSPVMAPKARFLSPGEVESPSVLTVQKPYNASGPLYTCGPVGHTGASPALEGTTQALGWH; encoded by the exons ATGCCAACTCAGTCACTCCTCGCGTACATGGACGGGCCGGAAGTCATTGGCAGCTCTCTAGGCACCCAGGTGGAGGTGGATGATGCTGTGTCCATCAAAGGGCCAGCTGCAGTCCCCTTCCGAGCTGCGCAGGAGAGGAGCATGACCCCAGCTGAAGGGCACATGCCCCTGGACTGCATGTTCTGCAGCCAAGTCTTCTCCCATGCAGAAGACCTCAGTCAGCATGTACTCACGCAGCACCGGCCCATCGTCTGCGAGCCAGCCGTCCTGCGTGTGGAGGCTGAGTACCTAAGTCCTCTTGACAAAGGTCAGGTGCCGACAGAACCCCCAAAGGAGAAGAActgcaaagagaaggaagagttgaGCTGCGATGTGTGTGGGCAGACATTCCCAGGGGCTTTTGACGTTGAGAGCCACATGAAGAAACACAAGGACTCCTTCACATACGGGTGCAGCATGTGCGGGAGAAGGTTCAAGGAGCCGTGGTTCCTGAAGAACCACATGCGGACACACAATGGCAAGTCTGGTACCAGGAGCAAGTCGCAGCAGGGCCTGGAGAGTCCTGTCACCATCAATGAAGTGGTTCAGGTACATGTAGCTGGGAACATCTCCACCCCCTACAAGATCTGCAtggtgtgtggcttcatcttccCGAATAAGCAGAGCCTCATTGAGCACAGTAAGGTTCATGCCAAAGAATCTGCCTCCAGTGCCAGTAGCACAGCCCCTGATGCCCAGCCAGAGGGGGACCCCACATCTCTGAGGGACGAGCTGCTGCAGTGTTTGAACTTGAGACCCAGATCCCACCCGGAGACTGCAGTGAAGCCTGTCGCCTGTATACCTCAGCTTGACCCGTTCACCACCTACCAGGCGTGGCAGCTGGCCACCAAAGGAAAAGTGGCCGTTGCCCAAGAAGAGGTGAAAGAGTCAGGCCAAGAAGGAAGCACGGACAATGAAGATTCGTGTTCAGAGAAAGAGGAACTTGGAGAAATTTGGATTGGGGCTAAGTCGGAAGGTTCTGGAAAGTCCAAAACAAATAGAAGCAGTTGTCCAGGTCTCTCACAAGACAAAGAGAAACCTAGACATGCCAACAGTGAAGTGCCTTCTGGGGATGGCGATCCCAAGTTGCCCAGCAGCAAGGAGAAGCCCACACACTGCTCCGAATGCAGTAAAGCCTTCAGAACCTACCACCAGCTTGTCCTGCACTCGAGGGTGCACAGGAAGGACAGGAGGGCCGATGCCCCATCCCCCACCATGCCTGTGGATGGAAGGCAGCCCGGGACTTGCTCCCCAGACCTCGCTGCCACTGTGGAAGATGGTGGGGCTGTGGACCGAGAAGGGGGCTCTGAAGACGGGTCTGAGGATGGACTCCCTGAAGGGCTCCATCTGG ATAAAAATGATGATGGAGGAAAAGCAAAGCCCCTCACGTCCTCGAGAGAGTGTAGTTACTGTGGCAAGTTTTTCCGTTCAAACTATTACCTCAATATTCATCTCAGAACGCATACAG GTGAAAAACCGTACAAATGTGAATTCTGTGAGTATGCCGCAGCCCAGAAGACGTCTCTGAGGTACCACTTGGAGAGACATCACAAGGACAAACAGCTGGCGGACGCTGCGGCCGAGGTTAAAAGCGAAGGTCGGAGCCAGGAGCCGCAGGAAGCACTACTAACTGCCGACAGTGCACAGACCAAAAATTTAAAGCGATTTCTTGATGGTGCCAAAGATGCTAAGGGCAGCCCACCTGCCAAGCAGCTTAAGGAGACGCCGCCGCCTTCTGTCTTCCCGAGTGTTCTGGGCAGCGTCCTCCTCTCACCAGCACACAACAAGGATACTCAGGATTTCCATAAAAATGCAGCCGATAGTGGCGAGAAAGTGCGAAAGAGTCCTGCCCCTGCTTATCTGGACATGCCGAAAAAGAGAGCAGCGGGTGAGCCTCAGGCCAGCATCCCTGCCTGCAAACTAGAGGGGAGTGGGCCCCTGGCCCGGGAAGGTGGCCATAGGGAGAAGATGGAGTGGGAGGCCGACTGCAAATACAAGCCGGGTGCTGACTGCCAGGACAGGCCTTTGAATCTGTCCCTTGGGGCGCTCCAcgcctctcctgctctctctctgagCAAGTGTCTCATCCCTACCATCGCCTGCCCCTTTTGTACCTTTAAGACTTTTTACCCGGAAGTTCTGCTGATGCACCAGAGACTGGAGCACAGGTACAATCCCGACACTCACAAGAGCTGCAGCAGCAAGTCTGTGCTGAGGAGCAGGCGGACGGGATGTCCTCCTGCCTTGCTAGGCAAAGATGTGCCTCCCTTGTCCGGCCTGCACAAGCCCAAGACTAAGCTTGCCTTCTCATCACAGGCCAAGTCCTTGTTCCTGGAGAAGGCCCGGCAGGGCACCTCCGGGCCAAGCAAAGCTCCCCAGACATCAGGGCCAGACAACAGCACTTTAGCCCCGAGTAACCTGAAGTCACACAGATCACAGCCCAGTGCCGGGGGTCCCGGGGCCACCAGACCGCAGCAGGCAGAGCTGTTGCCCAAAGGTGGTGTCTCTGCTGCTACGGATAAAGTGAAAAGACCCGAGCTGAAGCATAAGACCCTGCCAGCTGCCCAGTCTCAGTCCCCCCTCGGCTGTAGTAACGGCAGTGGTTCCATCGAGTACCCCATGAAGGCTGACGGCCCGTGGGGGCCGCCAGGGAGAGACTCCTACTGCCGTCGGAATGCTGGCAGCGCCACAGCCGAGTTCTGTGAGCCGCTTCCCAAAAGACTCAAGTCCAGCGTGGTGGCCCTGGACCCAGAACATCCTGGACCCAACGGCAGAAGGAGCTTCGAGCTACCCAAGTACCATGTGGTCAGGAGCATCACCTCGCTGTTACCAGAGTGTGTGTGCCCATCGCCTGTGATGGCCCCGAAAGCCCgtttcctgagccctggggaggtggagtccCCCAGTGTGTTGACTGTGCAGAAGCCCTACAACGCCTCCGGACCTCTGTACACCTGTGGACCTGTGGGACACACAGGAGCCAGCCCAGCCCTTGAAGGTACTACCCAGGCACTAGGTTGGCACTGA